In one Erinaceus europaeus chromosome 3, mEriEur2.1, whole genome shotgun sequence genomic region, the following are encoded:
- the GPRIN3 gene encoding G protein-regulated inducer of neurite outgrowth 3 isoform X2 has protein sequence MGEGELPHFTGRRSACCLVAASLSSGAASFQVMDFSARSLRPEAALQVDPPGAPALPTPETGTSSLQSVEATLPHKSMGTVPGPLPAAKPSLIAASATEEEPGEEHPPQCPHTHGLYSTPGVAGLGVGAVHSLMQSPGPESTLLHLSTAPGIFHEPETSTLHPLSTQLWGTSPGCSLGPCPVAGEGHSASAGTMPAHQHAHQAQQEDTQAPSPSTVSTAPLGAPQRTPDAELPNKLDSPADSTQDSHQEEVPCDCPFQEVSQGGALRVEAATRACAEEGDRQATLGSTLVTTCQSPVLEERCPGDTPPSTTTKDTITSETHSSSRVPSQSSESLLPREHQASGFKEASTMTPQPESVLVSKPYLQDAEVQAVASVQSRAVSTSPSMLAAFLKGTPMSGPAEPQEQLRILCGGSGVHTLELTDIASGPPDSLVCPQSLPSQTAFLGASPSVNVAVEALKVSSMTQVSPKDAEDSCKEGHTPAEMSSVGGQLTTAQLADANACSVEQVSVHAGSRTESSHPVETSKIRPSESPVKAMNGHKLAPDCNVPQACGHTHQAGQPGSSEPWDGGERKSLSPQGVTAQVCGGANSNLEAGDRAEVKSVLLSPVPPGSATSPGRKGQEGTEDNAQGKAASLGLGLGFSLTADASPGSGKRTPARSVKASPRRASRVSEFLKEQRLNVSAAAAQVGLTPGEKKKQSDPKLHLKQSKRVRDVVWDEQGMTWEVYGASLDPESLGVAIQNHLQRQIREHEKFIKAQSSQSRRSISSEASSNKKLKGRQHSVLQAMFQNFRRPNCCVRPAPSSVLD, from the coding sequence GTGGATCCTCCAGGGGCACCAGCCCTGCCTACCCCTGAGACTGGCACCAGCTCTTTGCAAAGCGTGGAGGCTACCCTGCCACACAAGTCCATGGGGACGGTACCCGGCCCTCTACCAGCAGCCAAGCCATCCCTGATTGCAGCTTCTGCCACTGAGGAGGAGCCGGGAGAGGAGCATCCCCCGCAGTGTCCACACACACATGGCCTTTACAGCACCCCAGGAGTGGCAGGCTTGGGTGTGGGAGCTGTCCACAGCCTGATGCAGAGCCCTGGGCCCGAGTCTACCCTGCTGCACctgtctactgctcctggcatctTCCACGAGCCAGAGACAAGCACATTGCACCCCCTCAGCACCCAGCTCTGGGGGACCTCACCAGGCTGTTCACTAGGCCCGTGCCCTGTGGCAGGAGAGGGGCACTCAGCCTCAGCAGGGACAATGCCAGCCCACCAACATGCCCACCAGGCTCAACAGGAGGACACacaggcccccagcccctccacagTGTCTACTGCCCCCCTGGGAGCCCCACAGAGGACCCCAGATGCAGAGCTACCCAACAAGCTGGACTCACCAGCGGACAGCACCCAGGACAGCCACCAGGAAGAGGTGCCTTGTGACTGTCCTTTTCAAGAGGTCAGCCAGGGAGGGGCCCTCAGGGTGGAGGCAGCCACCAGGGCCTGTGCTGAGGAAGGGGACAGGCAGGCAACCTTGGGGAGCACCCTGGTAACAACCTGCCAGTCCCCAGTGCTAGAAGAAAGATGCCCAGGGGACACCCCACCCTCAACCACCACCAAAGACACCATAACTTCTGAGACACACTCGTCTTCCCGAGTCCCcagccagagttctgagtccctctTGCCCAGGGAGCACCAGGCATCTGGGTTCAAAGAAGCAAGCACCATGACGCCCCAACCTGAGAGTGTGCTGGTGAGCAAACCCTACTTGCAAGATGCTGAGGTGCAGGCAGTGGCCAGCGTCCAGAGCAGGGCGGTGTCCACCAGCCCCAGCATGCTTGCAGCCTTTCTAAAGGGAACCCCCATGTCTGGGCCTGCAGAACCCCAGGAACAGCTGCGCATCCTGTGTGGTGGTAGTGGGGTCCACACCCTGGAGCTGACTGATATAGCATCAGGCCCCCCAGACTCATTAGTGTGCCCCCAATCATTGCCCTCACAGACAGCGTTCTTGGGGGCAAGTCCCTCTGTGAATGTAGCTGTTGAGGCCCTTAAGGTCTCATCCATGACACAGGTGTCACCCAAGGATGCAGAGGATTCTTGCAAAGAAGGTCATACACCTGCAGAGATGAGCTCAGTCGGGGGACAGCTCACAACTGCACAGCTGGCAGATGCAAATGCCTGCTCAGTTGAGCAGGTTTCTGTCCATGCAGGCAGTCGAACCGAGTCAAGTCACCCAGTGGAGACATCTAAAATCAGGCCATCTGAGTCCCCAGTGAAAGCCATGAATGGTCACAAACTGGCCCCAGATTGCAATGTACCCCAGGCCTGTGGCCACACCCACCAAGCAGGACAGCCAGGGAGCTCAGAGCCCTGggatggaggggagagaaagtccCTGTCTCCACAGGGGGTGACAGCACAAGTATGTGGGGGTGCCAACAGCAACCTGGAGGCTGGAGACAGGGCGGAGGTCAAAAGTGTCCTGCTGAGCCCAGTGCCCCCAGGCTCTGCAACCTCCCCTGGGAGGAAAGGCCAGGAGGGCACAGAGGACAACGCACAAGGCAAGGCAGCCAgcttggggctggggctggggttcagCCTGACTGCGGACGCCTCCCCGGGCTCGGGCAAGAGGACCCCAGCGCGCTCGGTGAAGGCCAGCCCGCGCAGGGCCAGCAGGGTCAGCGAGTTCCTCAAGGAGCAGAGGCTCAACGTGAGCGCGGCTGCTGCGCAGGTGGGTCTCACCCCCGGCGAGAAGAAGAAGCAGTCTGACCCCAAGCTGCACCTCAAACAGTCCAAGCGGGTCCGCGACGTGGTGTGGGACGAGCAGGGCATGACCTGGGAGGTGTATGGTGCCTCTCTGGACCCTGAGTCACTGGGTGTCGCCATCCAGAACCACCTGCAAAGGCAGATCCGGGAGCACGAGAAGTTCATCAAAGCCCAGAGCAGCCAGAGCCGAAGGTCCATCTCTTCCGAGGCCTCGTCCAACAAAAAACTCAAAGGGAGGCAACACAGTGTCTTGCAGGCCATGTTCCAAAACTTTAGGCGCCCCAACTGCTGCGTCAGGCCTGCTCCCTCCTCCGTGTTAGACTGA
- the GPRIN3 gene encoding G protein-regulated inducer of neurite outgrowth 3 isoform X1, translated as MESEHQGESSARYTAALQESRDMQATFQAQQWTATERGRGCGLAPGSSYLTTCVLYQVDPPGAPALPTPETGTSSLQSVEATLPHKSMGTVPGPLPAAKPSLIAASATEEEPGEEHPPQCPHTHGLYSTPGVAGLGVGAVHSLMQSPGPESTLLHLSTAPGIFHEPETSTLHPLSTQLWGTSPGCSLGPCPVAGEGHSASAGTMPAHQHAHQAQQEDTQAPSPSTVSTAPLGAPQRTPDAELPNKLDSPADSTQDSHQEEVPCDCPFQEVSQGGALRVEAATRACAEEGDRQATLGSTLVTTCQSPVLEERCPGDTPPSTTTKDTITSETHSSSRVPSQSSESLLPREHQASGFKEASTMTPQPESVLVSKPYLQDAEVQAVASVQSRAVSTSPSMLAAFLKGTPMSGPAEPQEQLRILCGGSGVHTLELTDIASGPPDSLVCPQSLPSQTAFLGASPSVNVAVEALKVSSMTQVSPKDAEDSCKEGHTPAEMSSVGGQLTTAQLADANACSVEQVSVHAGSRTESSHPVETSKIRPSESPVKAMNGHKLAPDCNVPQACGHTHQAGQPGSSEPWDGGERKSLSPQGVTAQVCGGANSNLEAGDRAEVKSVLLSPVPPGSATSPGRKGQEGTEDNAQGKAASLGLGLGFSLTADASPGSGKRTPARSVKASPRRASRVSEFLKEQRLNVSAAAAQVGLTPGEKKKQSDPKLHLKQSKRVRDVVWDEQGMTWEVYGASLDPESLGVAIQNHLQRQIREHEKFIKAQSSQSRRSISSEASSNKKLKGRQHSVLQAMFQNFRRPNCCVRPAPSSVLD; from the exons GTAGAGGCTGTGGACTTGCACCCGGGTCCTCATATCTGACaacatgtgttctctaccag GTGGATCCTCCAGGGGCACCAGCCCTGCCTACCCCTGAGACTGGCACCAGCTCTTTGCAAAGCGTGGAGGCTACCCTGCCACACAAGTCCATGGGGACGGTACCCGGCCCTCTACCAGCAGCCAAGCCATCCCTGATTGCAGCTTCTGCCACTGAGGAGGAGCCGGGAGAGGAGCATCCCCCGCAGTGTCCACACACACATGGCCTTTACAGCACCCCAGGAGTGGCAGGCTTGGGTGTGGGAGCTGTCCACAGCCTGATGCAGAGCCCTGGGCCCGAGTCTACCCTGCTGCACctgtctactgctcctggcatctTCCACGAGCCAGAGACAAGCACATTGCACCCCCTCAGCACCCAGCTCTGGGGGACCTCACCAGGCTGTTCACTAGGCCCGTGCCCTGTGGCAGGAGAGGGGCACTCAGCCTCAGCAGGGACAATGCCAGCCCACCAACATGCCCACCAGGCTCAACAGGAGGACACacaggcccccagcccctccacagTGTCTACTGCCCCCCTGGGAGCCCCACAGAGGACCCCAGATGCAGAGCTACCCAACAAGCTGGACTCACCAGCGGACAGCACCCAGGACAGCCACCAGGAAGAGGTGCCTTGTGACTGTCCTTTTCAAGAGGTCAGCCAGGGAGGGGCCCTCAGGGTGGAGGCAGCCACCAGGGCCTGTGCTGAGGAAGGGGACAGGCAGGCAACCTTGGGGAGCACCCTGGTAACAACCTGCCAGTCCCCAGTGCTAGAAGAAAGATGCCCAGGGGACACCCCACCCTCAACCACCACCAAAGACACCATAACTTCTGAGACACACTCGTCTTCCCGAGTCCCcagccagagttctgagtccctctTGCCCAGGGAGCACCAGGCATCTGGGTTCAAAGAAGCAAGCACCATGACGCCCCAACCTGAGAGTGTGCTGGTGAGCAAACCCTACTTGCAAGATGCTGAGGTGCAGGCAGTGGCCAGCGTCCAGAGCAGGGCGGTGTCCACCAGCCCCAGCATGCTTGCAGCCTTTCTAAAGGGAACCCCCATGTCTGGGCCTGCAGAACCCCAGGAACAGCTGCGCATCCTGTGTGGTGGTAGTGGGGTCCACACCCTGGAGCTGACTGATATAGCATCAGGCCCCCCAGACTCATTAGTGTGCCCCCAATCATTGCCCTCACAGACAGCGTTCTTGGGGGCAAGTCCCTCTGTGAATGTAGCTGTTGAGGCCCTTAAGGTCTCATCCATGACACAGGTGTCACCCAAGGATGCAGAGGATTCTTGCAAAGAAGGTCATACACCTGCAGAGATGAGCTCAGTCGGGGGACAGCTCACAACTGCACAGCTGGCAGATGCAAATGCCTGCTCAGTTGAGCAGGTTTCTGTCCATGCAGGCAGTCGAACCGAGTCAAGTCACCCAGTGGAGACATCTAAAATCAGGCCATCTGAGTCCCCAGTGAAAGCCATGAATGGTCACAAACTGGCCCCAGATTGCAATGTACCCCAGGCCTGTGGCCACACCCACCAAGCAGGACAGCCAGGGAGCTCAGAGCCCTGggatggaggggagagaaagtccCTGTCTCCACAGGGGGTGACAGCACAAGTATGTGGGGGTGCCAACAGCAACCTGGAGGCTGGAGACAGGGCGGAGGTCAAAAGTGTCCTGCTGAGCCCAGTGCCCCCAGGCTCTGCAACCTCCCCTGGGAGGAAAGGCCAGGAGGGCACAGAGGACAACGCACAAGGCAAGGCAGCCAgcttggggctggggctggggttcagCCTGACTGCGGACGCCTCCCCGGGCTCGGGCAAGAGGACCCCAGCGCGCTCGGTGAAGGCCAGCCCGCGCAGGGCCAGCAGGGTCAGCGAGTTCCTCAAGGAGCAGAGGCTCAACGTGAGCGCGGCTGCTGCGCAGGTGGGTCTCACCCCCGGCGAGAAGAAGAAGCAGTCTGACCCCAAGCTGCACCTCAAACAGTCCAAGCGGGTCCGCGACGTGGTGTGGGACGAGCAGGGCATGACCTGGGAGGTGTATGGTGCCTCTCTGGACCCTGAGTCACTGGGTGTCGCCATCCAGAACCACCTGCAAAGGCAGATCCGGGAGCACGAGAAGTTCATCAAAGCCCAGAGCAGCCAGAGCCGAAGGTCCATCTCTTCCGAGGCCTCGTCCAACAAAAAACTCAAAGGGAGGCAACACAGTGTCTTGCAGGCCATGTTCCAAAACTTTAGGCGCCCCAACTGCTGCGTCAGGCCTGCTCCCTCCTCCGTGTTAGACTGA
- the GPRIN3 gene encoding G protein-regulated inducer of neurite outgrowth 3 isoform X3, with the protein MGTVPGPLPAAKPSLIAASATEEEPGEEHPPQCPHTHGLYSTPGVAGLGVGAVHSLMQSPGPESTLLHLSTAPGIFHEPETSTLHPLSTQLWGTSPGCSLGPCPVAGEGHSASAGTMPAHQHAHQAQQEDTQAPSPSTVSTAPLGAPQRTPDAELPNKLDSPADSTQDSHQEEVPCDCPFQEVSQGGALRVEAATRACAEEGDRQATLGSTLVTTCQSPVLEERCPGDTPPSTTTKDTITSETHSSSRVPSQSSESLLPREHQASGFKEASTMTPQPESVLVSKPYLQDAEVQAVASVQSRAVSTSPSMLAAFLKGTPMSGPAEPQEQLRILCGGSGVHTLELTDIASGPPDSLVCPQSLPSQTAFLGASPSVNVAVEALKVSSMTQVSPKDAEDSCKEGHTPAEMSSVGGQLTTAQLADANACSVEQVSVHAGSRTESSHPVETSKIRPSESPVKAMNGHKLAPDCNVPQACGHTHQAGQPGSSEPWDGGERKSLSPQGVTAQVCGGANSNLEAGDRAEVKSVLLSPVPPGSATSPGRKGQEGTEDNAQGKAASLGLGLGFSLTADASPGSGKRTPARSVKASPRRASRVSEFLKEQRLNVSAAAAQVGLTPGEKKKQSDPKLHLKQSKRVRDVVWDEQGMTWEVYGASLDPESLGVAIQNHLQRQIREHEKFIKAQSSQSRRSISSEASSNKKLKGRQHSVLQAMFQNFRRPNCCVRPAPSSVLD; encoded by the coding sequence ATGGGGACGGTACCCGGCCCTCTACCAGCAGCCAAGCCATCCCTGATTGCAGCTTCTGCCACTGAGGAGGAGCCGGGAGAGGAGCATCCCCCGCAGTGTCCACACACACATGGCCTTTACAGCACCCCAGGAGTGGCAGGCTTGGGTGTGGGAGCTGTCCACAGCCTGATGCAGAGCCCTGGGCCCGAGTCTACCCTGCTGCACctgtctactgctcctggcatctTCCACGAGCCAGAGACAAGCACATTGCACCCCCTCAGCACCCAGCTCTGGGGGACCTCACCAGGCTGTTCACTAGGCCCGTGCCCTGTGGCAGGAGAGGGGCACTCAGCCTCAGCAGGGACAATGCCAGCCCACCAACATGCCCACCAGGCTCAACAGGAGGACACacaggcccccagcccctccacagTGTCTACTGCCCCCCTGGGAGCCCCACAGAGGACCCCAGATGCAGAGCTACCCAACAAGCTGGACTCACCAGCGGACAGCACCCAGGACAGCCACCAGGAAGAGGTGCCTTGTGACTGTCCTTTTCAAGAGGTCAGCCAGGGAGGGGCCCTCAGGGTGGAGGCAGCCACCAGGGCCTGTGCTGAGGAAGGGGACAGGCAGGCAACCTTGGGGAGCACCCTGGTAACAACCTGCCAGTCCCCAGTGCTAGAAGAAAGATGCCCAGGGGACACCCCACCCTCAACCACCACCAAAGACACCATAACTTCTGAGACACACTCGTCTTCCCGAGTCCCcagccagagttctgagtccctctTGCCCAGGGAGCACCAGGCATCTGGGTTCAAAGAAGCAAGCACCATGACGCCCCAACCTGAGAGTGTGCTGGTGAGCAAACCCTACTTGCAAGATGCTGAGGTGCAGGCAGTGGCCAGCGTCCAGAGCAGGGCGGTGTCCACCAGCCCCAGCATGCTTGCAGCCTTTCTAAAGGGAACCCCCATGTCTGGGCCTGCAGAACCCCAGGAACAGCTGCGCATCCTGTGTGGTGGTAGTGGGGTCCACACCCTGGAGCTGACTGATATAGCATCAGGCCCCCCAGACTCATTAGTGTGCCCCCAATCATTGCCCTCACAGACAGCGTTCTTGGGGGCAAGTCCCTCTGTGAATGTAGCTGTTGAGGCCCTTAAGGTCTCATCCATGACACAGGTGTCACCCAAGGATGCAGAGGATTCTTGCAAAGAAGGTCATACACCTGCAGAGATGAGCTCAGTCGGGGGACAGCTCACAACTGCACAGCTGGCAGATGCAAATGCCTGCTCAGTTGAGCAGGTTTCTGTCCATGCAGGCAGTCGAACCGAGTCAAGTCACCCAGTGGAGACATCTAAAATCAGGCCATCTGAGTCCCCAGTGAAAGCCATGAATGGTCACAAACTGGCCCCAGATTGCAATGTACCCCAGGCCTGTGGCCACACCCACCAAGCAGGACAGCCAGGGAGCTCAGAGCCCTGggatggaggggagagaaagtccCTGTCTCCACAGGGGGTGACAGCACAAGTATGTGGGGGTGCCAACAGCAACCTGGAGGCTGGAGACAGGGCGGAGGTCAAAAGTGTCCTGCTGAGCCCAGTGCCCCCAGGCTCTGCAACCTCCCCTGGGAGGAAAGGCCAGGAGGGCACAGAGGACAACGCACAAGGCAAGGCAGCCAgcttggggctggggctggggttcagCCTGACTGCGGACGCCTCCCCGGGCTCGGGCAAGAGGACCCCAGCGCGCTCGGTGAAGGCCAGCCCGCGCAGGGCCAGCAGGGTCAGCGAGTTCCTCAAGGAGCAGAGGCTCAACGTGAGCGCGGCTGCTGCGCAGGTGGGTCTCACCCCCGGCGAGAAGAAGAAGCAGTCTGACCCCAAGCTGCACCTCAAACAGTCCAAGCGGGTCCGCGACGTGGTGTGGGACGAGCAGGGCATGACCTGGGAGGTGTATGGTGCCTCTCTGGACCCTGAGTCACTGGGTGTCGCCATCCAGAACCACCTGCAAAGGCAGATCCGGGAGCACGAGAAGTTCATCAAAGCCCAGAGCAGCCAGAGCCGAAGGTCCATCTCTTCCGAGGCCTCGTCCAACAAAAAACTCAAAGGGAGGCAACACAGTGTCTTGCAGGCCATGTTCCAAAACTTTAGGCGCCCCAACTGCTGCGTCAGGCCTGCTCCCTCCTCCGTGTTAGACTGA